CACTTTtgattgtttttgattttaacatttatacCTATACGAGgcaaaatgcaaaaataattacCTGGACGATACAAATATATTTGGTTAAACCATGTAGCTGTACAAAGTGCAATGTATGGACATATCAAGGAAAGCTAATTAAATTcgaattaaaatcaaataaagatCGATtaccatttattaaaatattttagttttataatatcatttcaaccaattttttcattcaatgtACAGATGCAAAAAAGGACGAGTATGCTATACCAATTGAAATTGATTTACAAAGTAATGTAAAGTCAAAAGATTTATGATTGTGTTATTGAACATACATATAGTGTACACTTTTactaaaaactaaaacaaaaacaccAGACAAACCACTTTTAAATCATAACCCCTCAATCTATTTTTCACAAGACGAAAAGACAACATTAAATAACTACTCTAATTCGAGACTAGAATTTTAAAGTGATGTAGTTTCAGATTTATCTGACGTAAGTTGTGAATGAGTTGGTCTAAATAGTGAAGGCGAACAAATTTTTCTCCACATTTTCATAACTCTGATATTACACACATAACTAATAAAGATAAACAATCCCTGTAAGCCGTTCAAAACAGCCACGAAATACGAAAGGACCGAAACGACAAGAAACGCATCAATAATTTGCAAGATCCATGTAAGACCTGTAAGCGAAAACAGTTTGATATACACTGCAAAGTGGACCCTATTACCTGATGTGTTATCAACCTGTGggcatgattttattttgtatatggttccaatataaaatatcatattagtCGCACAAACATATACTAAAGGAGCAATAAGAGTCACAATGTAAGCaattttgtatgtaaacaatgtaGAAATTTTGTCGTATCCTGTATCTCTTCCAGAAGTTGTGATGAGAGATATAACCATATTTAGCAATACGATAGCTAAAGACGCACCATAAGCATACACTGCATACTTGACAACAGTTTTATCTGGGCTATCTTTTCGGGAATCCTTTCCTAGTTTGGAGGTAAACACTACAAACATGTGATAAGAACAAACTTGGAGCCAAAAAAAGGTGGACAGCCATGAGAAATGAGTTAAAGCCGAAACAACAATGGTCAGTGTACTGTAATCCTCTTGAGTGGATAATTGTCGAATTAGAAGCATTATTTGTGCCGTAAATAAAGAGATTATAAGAAACACGTTGTTTAGTCCAGGAATAGTCCTTAGGCTCGGGAAGGTCATATAAGTTGCAAATGTTAACACTAAACATACTAGAGAAATTCCTATGCAAACGATGGTTAGGATCGTTAATAGTATCTTACCAAGATCTtccatttgaaaaatttgataatgtttaaagtaatgttGAATGTCTCGAACACAGACTCTCTTTCCATTACCGTCGAAATTATTGAACTGATGAAAATTCAAAGATAGTCCTTCGAACGAAAAACTGGTTTTGATATTTTCCCACGTGACTCCAAATGCATTGCCTTTAATAAGTATTTGAGGACACGTTAAAAAAGAATCAACAAAAACATTGCAGAAAACAGGATCACCATGTTTCAATTCCTCTGGAAAAAGCCAGCAGTTATTTTCTGAGTTAGATTTCCACAATAAGGATGGTAGGAATAGCGCAAACTGATTTTGCATCAGTTGAACATTACAGATGTTAAAGTAATGAAAATTCATTGCAAATGAACTGTTTGTAAATGTTATCAAAGAATCTTCGAGCTTTTGGCGATTAACATAgttgtaaaagaaaatatttaagtaaACAGAGAACTCAGCTGATTTCGTCACTTTTGTATTACATTTTACGAAAGCAACAACTAacacattttcaacaataaacttatcttttactttttgtgatattctttttatcaaaaacTGACGTATCTTTTTCATATAATGATATACCGAAAAGTTCGAAACTGGAAAATTTTTGAACTTGGTTTTCAAAGCAATCGTATATCGAAGATTTGTCGTTTTAGCAAGTATCGACAGACAGCTTCCATTAGCCATTACCTTTCCAGGGAAACATCTGATATTCTGACAGGTGTCCTAAAAGTAAAAATGAATAAGTAAGGTTTAAGCCATTGGAATAAAACACGTAGTGTTGTATGCTTATGTGTACATTTCAGAACAATTTTCTAGTCAAGAAATAATGATACATCTACAAGTTGCTTCTGTGTCTTAAGGTTATATATACCAATAGTAAATTATGGTTACAACATTATGCTTCTGATTTATAAGGGTTATTTGTTACTATCTATAGATGTATTGGTCTatataatgaagaaaacagaagatataaagttttgataatttaaacATGATTTCATCAATTTCTGGAAGCAAACTTACGTAATATTCATCATAGACTTGATCTGGTGTACAGGATAGAGTGTTAGAACTGATAAAAGGTTCTTTGTCATAATCCAAGATAGAAAACATTGAACGAAATGCAAAATCTCTGATTGGAGGAGGGGTAGGCGTTGGAGGAAGAGTCGGTCCTCCGTCTTCGTCATCAATTGCTAAACAATGTGAAGGAGTTCCGACGGcacatatttcacaaaaaatatttcggTAATTGGAACAAACGGCCATTTTTGGAAACTCTTGGCAAGCTTTGTTGAGCAGGGCGGTAAAATTGCTTGACACTTGACAAGAATCACTTACTTGTGTCTTGATGGAGTTGCAGGCAATGCAGAActtgtttttgtaaattgttcCGTAGAGTTCCATTTTTGGAAACCGATATTCATCAACTTTTTCACAAGCATATTTAAGATCTTCATCAGACGGCGGCAAGCTATTACATTCGGAGACGATACTATTATTATCCGAACTTGAGCTTTTAGTTTTGCAAGATACTGCATTTGAAATGggtttaaattttatgaaacagTGTTGCAATTCAGCAAAATTCAAATAGTATTGTAACATTGAAAAGTATTTATGGTTTATATATCCTTTGCATTCTGTAATCAACAACCACAGCATTGTATCAGTGGTAATGCTCTCGATCGATTTATTATCAACTTCATTTTGGTTACATAGGTAGCAAAATATGTTGGCATACGTTTCTCTGTGTTTAAAGTATGATGTAACAGGAAGCATTTGGTAAAAGTCAGATTTGTTACGGTTAATACATAAGTGCTCGACATGATCGTGTTTTCTTAAACATCCCCCAATTGTTAAGTACCTAGTATCATTTGAACTAGgtactagattttggaaaggaTAATGATCTTCAATGCAAGTCCATGGCTGTAATAACGCAAAGTCGACACAACAGTCGATCGTGCAACCAATGTCACAGGAGCATGCACGTTGTAAAGGTATGGTGTAATTTGGTAACAAGTCCTTGTTACAAGAACCTTCTCCCAAGAGAGCAAAGTTTGAACGCACAAGACGAGAAACGTTTACAGGAAATGAAACTAGATGTGAATAATTCTGAGTGACGTTAAACCATTCACTCGTCATCCGGTTTACATCCTTCTTCAATTGAttacttttaaaactgaaacctAACTTTGTGACAAACGGATGTACCTTTGATGTTTCATATGACTCCTCAATACTTTCGATATGCATttcttgtaaaacatttttttggtcaCCATGGTTGCAAGTCAGACAAAAATGGTTCTTGAACGGAAAACTTGCCTCTACAGTTGGGTTATTTTTGCAAGCAGCGTAGTTTATACTTTTAGTGTCCCTACAAgtttttctgtacatttttgGGTGAAATTTTGGGGGGTTACACATTGCgcagaaaatgtttttgaagCTGTAACGATATGAAAATCCAATTTTACCATTTACTGAAGTGTGATAACCGGTAAGACAAGCTAATTCTATTATTTCGTCGTATACTTGCCAGGTTCCTGATACGTTACACGAGGCAATCATTTTTTCGTTTAACATGGGACACGTTTGAATAGACAAAGATGTCGCAGAAAAGTGAATGTTGCAATTTCTGTCTTTGGCCAGCTGGATGATTTCCGTGTATGTTGATAGGTAATTGAAATCAGTAGCTCTCTGACAATTCAACTTAACGTCCCATTCTTGAAAGTCTGTAACATTATTACAGAGTGCGCAGTGCCTATTTTTGTAAGTTCTTTTAGAGATATCGCTCGTCACGGGTGGTGTTTGAATAAGCTCTTCTGTTGATCGCTGGAGAGAACAGTTTCTGGACAAATTAAAAGTAGTATCCCCTTGACATGTACTAATGACAGAATAAAAGTTCGACTGTGTGTTTCCTCTGACTAAAGAGAGGTCTTCGCATTGCATGTAGccatatttgaaatatacatCGGGGCAACATTCGTTTGTGGTCATTTTGCAAGCTTCGTTACAATGACATGGGCCACAGGCGCTGAATTTCGTTTCGGCATCGTATGAAATATTAAAGTGGGCTAGATAGGATTTGTCGCAGACAAAAGATGGTCCACAATAAAGAATTGCCTCTATGACGATGTGAGTCAAATTAAATTTCTCAGCTGCTTTAGTCTCATTATTATTTGCAGTCGTAAACGCACATGACGCGAAGATAAggaacaaaatattaattaccTCCATgtcctgaaagaaaaaaaacaaacttttaatttgttttgtcaagttatacaagaaattgaaatgaagacATTCcttaatgtatttgatttatatatctgatatattgaaacgaattacatgtaattgtcaaaaaaatgcaaaaagacaatttgaaaaaaattttactaCAAACAATATATTTAGAGTATACAGAAATGTCGTTGACATTCCTCAATAATTATAGCAGATACAAGTAATTTCTACAAATGACAAAATTTATTCATCAATTCTTCCTGTTTATTACTCAAATATTACTTATAACTGGTCAAGGCTTTCGTatgatatacaaaaatattttttactagATATAGAcaaatggatttttaaaactgaaatatcttttttatgtaGCTTTCCCccttttatttcttataattcaCAGATCGTCTTGCCTAAGATAGATATACTTGTATACTTACGTTTTCATCAGGAGACAAAATTATCCTCTGTGTGGTTAAGAACACAAGATCAACAGATTGAAATTAACAACACTGTTCACGCATTCTTATTTGGATCAATGCAActttttcatcatcatcatcatcagtaGAATCGGATTTCACTAATAAAAGAGCgtcaaatttttcaatttacataaGACCCGGGTTCTCTAGAGTCCATTTTCATTTCCCACTTGGCACTATTGCTACCTGTAACTAATCCTTGAAGCTCTAATTCgatgaaacatttttattttgttggccTCTCTACTTAGGTAACCGTTTTGATTATTAATTGCTTTACTTTACGTAATCTTAATTTAATTGGATGTCACCATTTTAAGAG
This genomic window from Crassostrea angulata isolate pt1a10 chromosome 8, ASM2561291v2, whole genome shotgun sequence contains:
- the LOC128158769 gene encoding adhesion G-protein coupled receptor G6-like gives rise to the protein MANGSCLSILAKTTNLRYTIALKTKFKNFPVSNFSVYHYMKKIRQFLIKRISQKVKDKFIVENVLVVAFVKCNTKVTKSAEFSVYLNIFFYNYVNRQKLEDSLITFTNSSFAMNFHYFNICNVQLMQNQFALFLPSLLWKSNSENNCWLFPEELKHGDPVFCNVFVDSFLTCPQILIKGNAFGVTWENIKTSFSFEGLSLNFHQFNNFDGNGKRVCVRDIQHYFKHYQIFQMEDLGKILLTILTIVCIGISLVCLVLTFATYMTFPSLRTIPGLNNVFLIISLFTAQIMLLIRQLSTQEDYSTLTIVVSALTHFSWLSTFFWLQVCSYHMFVVFTSKLGKDSRKDSPDKTVVKYAVYAYGASLAIVLLNMVISLITTSGRDTGYDKISTLFTYKIAYIVTLIAPLVYVCATNMIFYIGTIYKIKSCPQVDNTSGNRVHFAVYIKLFSLTGLTWILQIIDAFLVVSVLSYFVAVLNGLQGLFIFISYVCNIRVMKMWRKICSPSLFRPTHSQLTSDKSETTSL